In Solenopsis invicta isolate M01_SB chromosome 13, UNIL_Sinv_3.0, whole genome shotgun sequence, one DNA window encodes the following:
- the LOC113006090 gene encoding atherin-like — protein sequence MGEAHSCIAAQPYAEMSDISSNDQMYKAAMRAAQDLIETDEELPAAPPAAPPTAPPAATPAAPPAAPPAAPSAAPLAAPSAAPPAAPTAAPPTAPLAAPLVAPLAAPPAAPTSCTAGRTIGRRNQT from the exons ATGGGGGAGGCCCACTCTTGCATAGCTGCACAACCATATGCAGAA atgTCAGACATTTCGTCCAACGACCAAATGTATAAAGCAGCTATGAGGGCTGCACAAGATTTGATAGAAACTGATGAAGAACTGCCGGCCGCACCGCCAGCCGCACCGCCAACTGCACCACCGGCCGCAACTCCGGCCGCACCACCGGCCGCACCGCCTGCCGCACCATCGGCCGCACCGCTGGCCGCACCTTCGGCCGCACCGCCGGCCGCACCAACGGCCGCACCGCCAACCGCACCACTGGCCGCACCTTTGGTCGCACCTTTGGCCGCACCACCGGCTGCACCGACCAGCTGCACCGCCGGCCGCACCATCGGCCGCAGAAACCAAACGTAG
- the LOC120359331 gene encoding RWD domain-containing protein 1-like, protein MSIFTYMSKYLDESLLISILQQKNLEDGCNEKLKAHLTEQMYENLGMVMVFTMVSAAQEWLNVQWHKINLRREETAAQKLKEEKDGEGVRLVFLIVLLRFKDSNK, encoded by the exons atgagca tttttacatatatgtCCAAGTATCTAGATGAGTCACTACTCATATCAATTTTGCAGCAAAAGAATTTGGAGGATGGATGTAACGAGAAATTGAAGGCACACCTAACAGAACAGATGTATGAAAATCTTGGAATGGTAATGGTTTTTACAATGGTCAGTGCAGCTCAAGAATGGCTGAACGTACAGTGGCACAAGATAAACCTGAGGAGAGAGGAGACTGCGGCACAAAAACTGAAGGAGGAAAAGGATGGAGAAGGGGTAAGACTAGTTTTCCTCATTGTTCTTTTGAGATTTAAAGACTCTAATaagtaa
- the LOC120359329 gene encoding RWD domain-containing protein 1-like: MSKYLDESLLISILQQKNLEDGCNEKLKAHLTEQMYENLGMVMVFTMVSAAQEWLNVQWHKINLRREETAAQKLKEEKDGEGNIENTG, translated from the exons atgtCCAAGTATCTAGATGAGTCACTACTCATATCAATTTTGCAGCAAAAGAATTTGGAGGATGGATGTAACGAGAAATTGAAGGCACATCTAACAGAACAGATGTATGAAAATCTTGGAATGGTAATGGTTTTTACAATGGTCAGTGCAGCTCAAGAATGGCTGAACGTACAGTGGCACAAGATAAACCTGAGGAGAGAGGAGACTGCGGCACAAAAACTGAAGGAGGAAAAGGATGGAGAAGGG AATATTGAAAACACGGGCTAA
- the LOC120359330 gene encoding transcriptional regulatory protein AlgP-like, translating to MTIKSCENSPTSNIGMSDISSNDQMYKAAMRAAQDLIETDEELPAAPPAAPPTAPPAAPPAATPAVPPAAPPAATPAVPPAAPPAAPPAAPPAAPSAAPPAAPSAAPSAAPPAAPPAAPPAAPLAAPLAAPPTAPPAAPLVAPLTAPPAAPPAAPPAAPPAAPSAAETKRRL from the exons ATGACAATCAAATCGTGCGAAAATTCACCAACTTCTAATATAGGC atgTCAGACATTTCGTCTAACGACCAAATGTATAAAGCAGCTATGAGGGCTGCACAAGATTTGATAGAAACTGATGAAGAACTGCCGGCTGCACCGCCAGCCGCACCGCCAACTGCACCACCGGCCGCACCTCCGGCCGCAACACCGGCCGTACCACCGGCCGCACCTCCGGCCGCAACACCGGCCGTACCACCGGCCGCACCTCCGGCCGCACCACCGGCCGCACCGCCGGCCGCACCTTCGGCCGCACCGCCGGCCGCACCTTCGGCCGCACCTTCGGCCGCACCGCCGGCCGCACCACCGGCCGCACCGCCGGCCGCACCTTTGGCCGCACCACTGGCCGCACCACCAACCGCACCACCGGCCGCACCTTTAGTCGCACCTTTGACCGCACCGCCGGCAGCACCACCAGCTGCACCGCCGGCCGCACCGCCAGCCGCACCATCGGCCGCAGAAACCAAACGTAGgttatag